In one window of Nomascus leucogenys isolate Asia chromosome 1a, Asia_NLE_v1, whole genome shotgun sequence DNA:
- the PIGH gene encoding phosphatidylinositol N-acetylglucosaminyltransferase subunit H isoform X2 produces MSGAFRISAAAAWRCSAATTPRPAGNSASAALGSRCVRSPLSPARCGWRPTDSSPSASMILSAAIFITLLGLLGYLHFVKIDQETLLIIDSLGIQMTSSYASGKESTTFIEMGKVKDIVINEAIYMQKVIYYLCILLKDPVEPHGISQVVPVFQSAKPRLDCLIEVYRSCQEILAHQKATSTSP; encoded by the exons ATGAGCGGAGCTTTTCGGATATCCGCGGCGGCCGCCTGGCGCTGCAGCGCCGCTACTACTCCCCGTCCTGCCGGGaattctgcctcagctgccctcGGCTCTCGCTGCGTTCGCTCACCGCTGTCACCTGCACGGTGTGGCTGGCGGCCTACGGACTCTTCACCCTCTGCGAG CATGATCCTCTCTGCTGCCATCTTCATCACCCTCTTAGGTCTGCTTGGTTATCTCCATTTTGTGAAGATTGATCAGGAGACTCTGTTGATCATTGATTCCCTTGGCATTCAGATGACTTCATCTTATGCTTCAGGCAAAGAAAGCACTACCTTCATAGAAATGGGCAAGGTCAAGGATATTGTCATCAATGAGGCTATTTACATG cagAAGGTGATTTACTACCTCTGCATCTTATTGAAGGATCCAGTGGAACCACATGGGATATCCCAAGTAGTACCCGTCTTCCAG AGTGCCAAGCCCCGGCTGGACTGCTTGATTGAAGTATACAGGAGCTGCCAGGAGATCCTGGCACACCAGAAAGCCACATCAACAAGCCCATGA
- the PIGH gene encoding phosphatidylinositol N-acetylglucosaminyltransferase subunit H isoform X1, producing MEDERSFSDIRGGRLALQRRYYSPSCREFCLSCPRLSLRSLTAVTCTVWLAAYGLFTLCENSMILSAAIFITLLGLLGYLHFVKIDQETLLIIDSLGIQMTSSYASGKESTTFIEMGKVKDIVINEAIYMQKVIYYLCILLKDPVEPHGISQVVPVFQSAKPRLDCLIEVYRSCQEILAHQKATSTSP from the exons ATGGAGGATGAGCGGAGCTTTTCGGATATCCGCGGCGGCCGCCTGGCGCTGCAGCGCCGCTACTACTCCCCGTCCTGCCGGGaattctgcctcagctgccctcGGCTCTCGCTGCGTTCGCTCACCGCTGTCACCTGCACGGTGTGGCTGGCGGCCTACGGACTCTTCACCCTCTGCGAG AACAGCATGATCCTCTCTGCTGCCATCTTCATCACCCTCTTAGGTCTGCTTGGTTATCTCCATTTTGTGAAGATTGATCAGGAGACTCTGTTGATCATTGATTCCCTTGGCATTCAGATGACTTCATCTTATGCTTCAGGCAAAGAAAGCACTACCTTCATAGAAATGGGCAAGGTCAAGGATATTGTCATCAATGAGGCTATTTACATG cagAAGGTGATTTACTACCTCTGCATCTTATTGAAGGATCCAGTGGAACCACATGGGATATCCCAAGTAGTACCCGTCTTCCAG AGTGCCAAGCCCCGGCTGGACTGCTTGATTGAAGTATACAGGAGCTGCCAGGAGATCCTGGCACACCAGAAAGCCACATCAACAAGCCCATGA